In one window of Helianthus annuus cultivar XRQ/B chromosome 17, HanXRQr2.0-SUNRISE, whole genome shotgun sequence DNA:
- the LOC110925045 gene encoding hexokinase-1, translated as MERAEVVCIKGRAGGSRERIYLTQASKRKGIDMHVSALVNDTIGTLARGRYNNNDVAIAVIMGTGTNAAYVEQAQGIPRWHGPPPKSGEMVINMEWGNLNSSHLPLTEYDTALDIESLNPGQQMYEKMISGMYLGEILRRVLLRMADEAAPFGDTIPPPQTKNSICVEVLFHVKPFNLNIQNESAMHHDTSKDLRVVRHKLKDILEISNTSLKTRMLIVKFCNVIAKRGARLAAAEILWVLGISEESLVSVQMLTAHRWVVDGGLRWGCGCST; from the exons ATGGAGAGGGCAGAGGTCGTCTGTATAAAAGGACGTGCTGGCGGGAGTAGAGAGCGGATT TATTTGACACAAGCAAGTAAAAGAAAAGGCATTGATATGCATGTTTCCGCTCTG GTGAATGATACAATTGGAACATTAGCAAGAGGTAGATACAACAACAACGACGTTGCCATTGCTGTAATTATGGGTACTGGTACAAATGCAGCTTATGTTGAACAAGCCCAGGGTATACCAAGATGGCACGGCCCGCCCCCTAAATCAGGAGAGAT GGTCATAAACATGGAGTGGGGTAACCTCAACTCGTCACATCTTCCGTTGACGGAGTATGATACTGCATTGGATATAGAAAGCTTAAACCCAGGTCAACAG ATGTATGAAAAAATGATTTCGGGGATGTACCTGGGAGAAATTCTTCGTAGAGTTTTGCTTAGGATGGCCGATGAGGCTGCTCCTTTTGGTGACAcaatcccccccccccaaactaaAAACTCCATTTGTGTTGAGGTACTATTCCATGTTAAACCGTTTAATTTGAATATCCAAAACGAAAGTG CAATGCATCACGACACATCCAAGGATCTTAGAGTGGTCAGACACAAACTAAAAGACATTTTAGAG ATATCTAACACATCTTTGAAGACACGAATGCTCATAGTCAAGTTTTGCAATGTCATTGCCAAGCGAGGGGCCCGTCTTGCTGCGGCTGAGATTTTGT GGGTTTTGGGTATTAGCGAAGAATCACTAGTCTCCGTTCAGATGCTTACTGCTCACCGGTGGGTAGTAGACGGTGGTCTTAGGTGGGGCTGTGGATGTTCAACGTGA